A segment of the Populus alba chromosome 9, ASM523922v2, whole genome shotgun sequence genome:
ACAATGCAGTAACGCCTTCTACaaattatcaattcattatttattttttttccttctgtaCAGGGATGGCAATTCTCTTGTACATCTCCAGTGCATGGATAAAGCCCAGTTGGCTACTAATTCGTACATACTCCTTGAAAAGCAAGTTCAACCCATGCATTCAAGCATCCCCATTATAGCAAGTAAACAAATAATTGCGTCTGTGTGAGGGCCATTTTGAGAAAGTTGAACTTGGCCAACTTATTACAACCTTTATCAAAATATCGTAAGTTTTATCCACGAGTGCTGTGTATTCTAGTTCCAGGTAgacttaattttaatatttttcctcCAAGCCCACTCatcaaacatgaattttttgacatcagtataaTATGATTTCCCCAATTGTCACTTGTAAAAAATCTAGTTGTGAACATACCACGCTTTCAGGAACTCCTGGTGGGGGCAGGGTGAGGTTCTTTGGTGGAGGACCACTGAGATAGGATCTCTTGTCAAACCGCCATTCTCCAATCTTTCCATATGTTAATTCTCCctgaaaaattaacaaattatggTAAACAAACTAAGAATCAAATATCGGTTGTTTTTATGAAACTActtgtaaaaaacaaacaaacagaaaTAGAAGGTGAAGCATAaagttaaaacatcaaaatcagaGGAGATAAGAATAAATATGAGAGAGAGATCCCTTTCTTTACCTTCATATTATAGTCGCATCCATAAGTATAGTGGATGATAAATCTCTTAACAACTTCCAAATCCCATGGAGGCTGAAACATAAATGGATATAGGCAACTCTTTAAAATTGACTTCACAAAATAGAGAGATACAAGAAGCATTAGCATATGCCATAGATACCTGTAGCATAAAGTCTTTACGTAGTATATGCCGTACACCATGCAATGCTGATGCTACAGCATAGGCATACCTTATATCAACAGAGACATGTGAGCAACATTGAAGTATTCCAACCATtcaagaattaaatttcattagcAAAATAGAAAGAATCCTATTATATATTACTCACATCTCTAGCACCCAACCAAATGCTTTATCAGTCTCTGGGTCATCTTTCATTCTTAACGAAACATTCATCCATGTTGGCGCAATTTCCTCCAGCAGGGACTGTAAAGATACAGGTAGTTCATCCAATGTTAATATGGAAATATTGTTTCAAGTAAACGAAAATAGTCCATCTCAATGGTCGCGATAATAGTGATATTCTGACAACAAGGACAGTGGTGCTTCGTATAAACAATGGTTAGCACTATGGGTTTCTATCtgaatttcaaattatattccCACAATATTGGGATTCTGATAACAAACatggaaacacaaaaaattcTCAGAAGTTCAATTGGTTTAAACTGGCTGCAATTGCAATAAGAGTTgtaccttttttattattacaggGGAATTGCCAATTGGATCAACATCCGTCACAGGACCCTTCTCCTCAGGATAAAACTTTCTAACAATTTTCTGATGTTCAGTTGgtttaatatagaaaaatggAAACCCTGCTGGATTATCTCCATGTGCCAAGTTAGGCAAAGGATTTGCAAATATGTGGTCAGGCTCTGCCATTAGAATGTATCTGTTTTTATCACAAAGTGCTTCTGTATCAGTCTTATAATCACCAGTTGTCAGATGTCATAaagcaaaagcaagaaaaaaagaagaaaatgaggaCCATAACTTTAACTTACTCTTCCTCAATTGTTGCCTTTTCCAGCCATTGCACAAAAGCCCATGGTCTATTCAAGACAATATATCCCTGGACAGAGCATGAAATGGCCATATGAGCAAATTGTGTAATTAACTAATTACTGATAGCAGTAAACCATGAGCAGAGACTGTTTTCCTCTAAGATTTGGAAAAGGCAGCAATTTGGCTGGGAAACACATTAAGAGTCTGCATCACTGCTCGCATAAGTCAATCTAAAACAACTTTGCATAAGAAATGTCAAGTTTGATGGCATGCCCCAGAGATATAatggaataaaatgaaaattgacTCAATATAATTCATGCTATTGATGCACAGAACACCTCCTGGATCTCTTTATAAATTACCAAGAACATTTTAAATTCACAATACTACAATATGTAAGCCTAGAAgcaaaatcaaaaaaacatcTGAGACCTATAAATTTCCCAAAGCAAATTCAAGTTCACGATAATTTTAACTTGGAAATCAACATGAACTGAATAAAAGCCGGTGAATAAATATAAGCAACAGCGAAAGTGTAAACAGAAAATCTCACCCGATCTAGGCCCTCTGGAAGAGGATCAACAACAAAAGTTGGAATCTCATCCATCAAA
Coding sequences within it:
- the LOC118027626 gene encoding hydroxyproline O-arabinosyltransferase PLENTY; this translates as MIGRKNMGRASPLLLVLLALGFFFATYNLLTLVIQYKDSSTGLRSGISDPVTGMPANSWKLGKSNLKFHVALTATDAPYSQWQCRIMYYWYKKMKSMPGSDMGKFTRVLHSGKGDHLMDEIPTFVVDPLPEGLDRGYIVLNRPWAFVQWLEKATIEEEYILMAEPDHIFANPLPNLAHGDNPAGFPFFYIKPTEHQKIVRKFYPEEKGPVTDVDPIGNSPVIIKKSLLEEIAPTWMNVSLRMKDDPETDKAFGWVLEMYAYAVASALHGVRHILRKDFMLQPPWDLEVVKRFIIHYTYGCDYNMKGELTYGKIGEWRFDKRSYLSGPPPKNLTLPPPGVPESVVRLVKMVNEATANIPGWDSLNSG